Proteins encoded within one genomic window of Ursus arctos isolate Adak ecotype North America unplaced genomic scaffold, UrsArc2.0 scaffold_7, whole genome shotgun sequence:
- the MAP10 gene encoding microtubule-associated protein 10 encodes MAAPLSERLFSLELLVDWVRLEAGLQPPPPVVAVEEEQEEAEEEEEEEASPARHSRDLCPAVAFRLLDFPTLLVYPPEGPGAPAPEPRPGLVSFGRGKSCLFRLHPATLHRLLLRTPLYTLLLQLPPGRPTPAPQLLGACSISLAATAHKVLGQAASGCSQGHRGSFPLHNQVGERIGDIALGYRLTDLGSSLLGHLERPVISTGGGIERVEVSSQTPQEKQQPNSEPRTRDADSFLVDLKIPKAQKDLEEKAFHSKTNSGNTVSVGHGKTNSICSNPSVRSVSPPNQEVTELDIETNTFCPPPLYYTHLTQEKMPPVQGTITIKPQINVPEELDGIFLEENRATAPTRTDSLKHTNSGTHGSPPMLINPPCVQAVGASDQTPDHAQTEQDRISTIRQLPLLNALLVELSVLYNQPVASPTQIHPHLAWLYRTEDKKSPESSAKCTCKSESKDKLCMGGNEKSVNLQYKKNQVENLKKGKHFEKNSSNPPKRVPRGKLLYGLTNTLKLRLKQTNPDMLVIHEKREQYRKMQAQMLGTNLRIPSSKVKVLSFAEQHRKPHQLPKDKCLELDASFAENSDTSKQISGVFADPKTAKETKLKCATEKTVDCGEHRTNNGLLEEIVSSANSIGPEGFTHASILEGKMEMKVQSPCVFQQVAVVDRIVVDKEIEDKQVKPTDDILTDEISENKPSRNSCSESISELKYSDDFNSLCSSEDFYTTEDTSKILQVHDSSPGAENPKYNQYTSKSSETILSIRKNSSEKSSILSPPFSAGSPVHSYKRSHISKIQDKSLEEVSSISPSDLSSSHWTEEKENQIDRNSMHNSKVIKRGEDISIKLKTRTGCKPSEKSQSPRTSQVSSYLPSHLSELELNVLDSSTPDHLAEDDEVPSLNISKQCKDICELVINKLPGYTV; translated from the coding sequence ATGGCGGCCCCCTTGTCCGAGCGGCTCTTCTCGCTGGAGCTGCTCGTAGACTGGGTGCGTCTTGAAGCCGGGCTGCAACCGCCGCCGCCCGTGGTCGCGGTGGAGGAGGAGCAAGAGGAGGccgaagaggaggaggaggaggaggcatcGCCCGCACGGCACTCGCGCGACTTGTGCCCCGCCGTGGCCTTCCGCCTGCTGGACTTCCCCACGCTGCTGGTTTACCCTCCTGAAGGCCCGGGAGCCCCAGCCCCGGAACCCCGGCCCGGCCTGGTCAGCTTCGGTCGCGGCAAGTCCTGTCTTTTCCGCCTGCACCCCGCCACCCTGCACCGCCTGCTCCTTCGGACCCCGCTTTACACCTTGCTACTGCAGCTGCCCCCTGGGCGTCCGACTCCCGCCCCGCAGCTCCTGGGTGCCTGTAGCATCTCGCTGGCTGCCACCGCCCACAAGGTCCTGGGACAGGCCGCCTCCGGCTGCTCCCAGGGCCATCGAGGAAGTTTCCCTCTGCATAACCAAGTTGGGGAGCGGATTGGGGACATTGCTCTGGGCTACCGCTTGACTGATTTGGGAAGCAGCTTGTTGGGTCATCTTGAGAGGCCAGTCATTTCCACAGGAGGTGGGATAGAGCGTGTAGAGGTCAGTTCCCAAACCCCGCAGGAAAAGCAGCAACCAAACTCAGAGCCAAGAACAAGAGATGCTGATAGCTTTCTCGTGGATTTAAAAATCCCAAAGGCACAGAAGGATTTGGAGGAAAAAGCTTTCCACAGTAAGACCAACTCTGGTAACACGGTTTCCGTGGGGCATGGCAAAACCAACTCTATTTGTTCAAATCCTAGTGTGCGGAGCGTTAGCCCCCCAAATCAGGAAGTCACAGAGTTAGACATTGAAACCAACACATTTTGCCCTCCTCCTCTGTATTACACTCATTTGACCCAAGAAAAGATGCCTCCTGTACAGGGTACAATCACCATTAAGCCTCAAATAAATGTACCTGAGGAATTGGATGGTATTTTTCTGGAGGAAAATCGTGCAACTGCCCCAACACGTACTGATTCTCTGAAACATACTAATTCTGGGACACACGGGAGTCCTCCAATGCTCATAAATCCTCCGTGTGTTCAGGCTGTAGGAGCGAGTGATCAAACCCCAGATCATGCTCAAACTGAACAAGATAGAATCAGTACAATAAGGCAGCTGCCTTTGTTAAATGCTTTGTTGGTTGAGTTGTCTGTGTTGTACAACCAACCTGTGGCAAGCCCTACTCAAATACATCCTCACTTAGCCTGGTTATATAGAACTGAGGATAAGAAGTCACCAGAATCTTCTGCCAAATGCACATGTAAATCTGAATCTAAGGATAAGCTTTGTATGGGCGGAAATGAAAAGTCAGTGAATCTTCAGTATAAAAAGAACCAAGTTGAAAATCTCAAAAAAggtaaacattttgaaaagaacaGTAGTAACCCTCCCAAAAGAGTTCCGAGGGGGAAGCTGCTTTACGGTTTAACAAATACACTTAAACTACGTTTAAAGCAGACAAATCCTGATATGTTGGTAATACATGAAAAAAGAGAGCAGTATAGAAAAATGCAAGCACAAATGTTGGGTACAAACCTCAGAATTCCATCATCCAAAGTTAAAGTATTAAGCTTTGCAGAACAGCATCGGAAGCCACACCAACTGCCTAAAGATAAGTGTTTGGAATTAGATGCATCTTTTGCTGAAAACAGTGATACCTCAAAGCAAATCAGTGGAGTGTTTGCTGACCCTAAGACAGCTAAAGAAACTAAACTGAAATGTGCAACTGAAAAAACTGTAGATTGTGGTGAACATAGAACAAATAATGGTTTATTGGAAGAAATTGTGAGTTCTGCAAATTCCATTGGCCCGGAAGGGTTTACTCATGCAAgtattttggaaggaaaaatggaaatgaaagtcCAAAGTCCATGTGTTTTCCAGCAAGTTGCAGTTGTTGACAGAATTGTTGTAGATAAAGAAATAGAGGATAAACAGGTCAAACCCACTGATGATATTCTTACTGATGAAATCAGTGAAAACAAACCAAGTAGAAATAGTTGCTCTGAAAGCATCTCAGAACTAAAGTATTCAGATGACTTTAACAGCCTTTGCTCTTCTGAAGATTTCTATACCACTGAGGATACTAGCAAAATTTTACAAGTTCATGATAGCAGTCCAGGggcagaaaatccaaaatataatCAATACACAAGTAAGTCTAGTGAAACAATACTGTCCATAAGAAAAAACAGCAGTGAAAAGAGTTCTATTCTTAGCCCACCTTTTTCAGCTGGATCACCAGTACACTCATATAAAAGATCTCATATTTCAAAGATTCAAGATAAAAGTTTGGAGGAAGTGTCTAGTATCTCTCCCAGTGATTTATCTTCATCACATTGgactgaggaaaaagaaaaccagatagATCGAAACAGTATGCATAATTCTAAAGTTATAAAGAGGGGTGAGGACATCTCTATTAAACTTAAAACAAGAACTGGTTGCAAGCCTTCAGAAAAAAGCCAGTCACCTCGGACATCTCAAGTGAGTTCTTATCTGCCATCTCATTTGTCAGAACTAGAACTTAATGTCCTGGATAGCAGTACACCAGATCACTTGGCCGAAGATGATGAAGTTCCTTCCCTAAATATTTCCAAGCAATGCAAAGATATTTGCGAATTAGTGATAAATAAACTTCCAGGATATACAGTGTAA